The Gemmatimonadota bacterium DH-78 region CGACGGTTCGGAAAGGGCCTCGTGCCCCCCCGCTCGCGTCCCGACCTCACCGACGCCCCGCTCGAGACGACCTGGCGCGAGGTGATGGAAGCGGCCATGGAGGTGGAGCTTCCGATCGAGCACGAACGCGGTCATCGCGTGACGCTTCGCCCCGTCGCCATGGAAGACAAGGTGGAGCTGATTCTCGAGACCCTTCGCTCGGCCGGACGCGTGGAGTTCAGCGGACTGCTCCGGGGCATCGGCGACGTGGAGGCCCGCATGCACGGCGTGATGACGCTCCTCGCCTCGCTCGAGCTCACTCGCCGTCGGTGGTTGTTCATGCGCCAGGTGTCGCCCTTCACCGAGCTGTGGCTCTACCGCCGCGAGGAAGAGGACGAAGAGATGGCCGGACCCGAGGATTCCCTGGAGGAGATGGAGTGAACGCCAGTCAGATCGTGGAGGCGATCCTCTTCGCGAGCGATGCCCCGCTCAAGGCCGACGAGATCGCGCGGGCCGACGAACAACTCGACGAAGACCGTGTGGAGGAGGCGCTCGACGCCTTGCGACGCCACTACGACGAGTCGGAGCGCTCCTTCCAGGTGGTGGAGGTGGCCGAGGGCTTCCAGCTGCTTACGCGGCCGGATTTCGCCCCCTACCT contains the following coding sequences:
- a CDS encoding segregation/condensation protein A — translated: MALTAPQVGSGSLFIPKEGFLVVDLERFQGPLDLLLHLIRTQDIDIFDIPISRITSQFLEAVKGIEAPQLDHAGEFLETAASLVRIKAQMILPRHGEDEDQDPRAELVRRLLEYEQIREISQRLSTAETERGRRFGKGLVPPRSRPDLTDAPLETTWREVMEAAMEVELPIEHERGHRVTLRPVAMEDKVELILETLRSAGRVEFSGLLRGIGDVEARMHGVMTLLASLELTRRRWLFMRQVSPFTELWLYRREEEDEEMAGPEDSLEEME